One window of the Benincasa hispida cultivar B227 chromosome 3, ASM972705v1, whole genome shotgun sequence genome contains the following:
- the LOC120073620 gene encoding uncharacterized protein LOC120073620, producing the protein MAQFPSPLERTVASALLLLSTPPPLPPPPPPSPPPTPNSQDKWLFENNVIGGKCSTEISPFCDYSNSSSSILTVSNESSETRAKEPLLFSTPPCLDELKLTVVRKSRSKIIRISEKWNLSSTDDVTLSSDSASSETTSCLSSSSSVVTRAPIHRLVARAEKKLEMIRHAWRKKQVASAHMRRRAEAILSYLSGGCSSEVKIRQVIGDSPDTSKALRMLLKLEEIKRSGTGGRQDPYMYKIA; encoded by the exons ATGGCGCAATTCCCTTCCCCTCTTGAACGCACCGTTGCTTCTGCTCTGCTCCTCCTCTCCACTCCGCCGCCTCTTCCGCCGCCTCCTCCGCCCTCTCCTCCACCTAC GCCGAATTCTCAAGATAAATGGCTGTTTGAGAACAACGTTATTGGAGGAAAATGCTCCACGGAGATTTCGCCGTTTTGTGATTATTCCAACTCTTCCTCTTCCATACTCACTGTATCAAATGAATCGTCCGAGACTCGAGCGAAGGAACCGTTGTTGTTTTCTACTCCGCCTTGTCTCGATGAGCTAAAGCTTACT GTCGTGAGAAAGAGTCGTTCTAAGATAATACGGATTTCCGAGAAGTGGAATCTCAGTTCTACAGACGATGTTACCTTATCTTCAGACTCGGCGTCCTCGGAGACAACTTCTTGTTTGTCAAGCAGCTCAAGCGTGGTCACAAGAGCGCCGATCCATCGCCTGGTTGCACGAGCAGAGAAGAAGTTAGAAATGATCCGTCACGCGTGGAGGAAAAAGCAGGTGGCATCGGCTCATATGCGACGGCGTGCGGAAGCCATTCTGAGTTACCTCTCCGGTGGCTGTTCGTCTGAGGTGAAGATACGGCAAGTGATTGGAGACAGCCCTGACACAAGCAAGGCTCTCAGAAT GCTTTTGAAACTTGAAGAGATCAAAAGATCCGGAACAGGTGGGCGTCAAGATCCCTATATGTACAAG ATTGCTTGA
- the LOC120073619 gene encoding uncharacterized protein LOC120073619, with protein sequence MGSLGNLVLISSFIFTFFSVSVSSAPPPTYHYLDGLLPNGDFEAPPHKSNLNKTVILGKYSLPKWEINGHVEYVSGGPQPGGFYFPIPRRAHAVRLGNEASISQKVRLRWRSIYTLSFGATRTCAQDEVLRIEVGGQSANLSIQTLYSNGGDTYAFTFRANRNVVKVTFHNPGIQENPACGPLLDLIFIKEMLPLRRLPGNLLLNGNFEVGPHVIKSFNNGILLPPLQTDHISPLPGWIIESLKPIKYIDRGHFFVPSGNAAIELVAGRESAIAQIIRTVPKKFYNLTFTIGDARNGCHGSMDVQAFAAQQAIKVPFISRGFGRSKTASLKFQAVSVRTRITFYSAYYHTKLHDFGHLCGPVLDNVIVVPA encoded by the exons ATGGGAAGTTTGGGTAATTTGGTTCTAATTTCTTCATTCATTTTCACATTCTTTAGTGTCTCTGTTTCTTCAGCACCTCCTCCTACTTATCACTATCTTGATG GTCTTCTCCCAAATGGTGACTTTGAAGCTCCACCACACaaatcaaacttaaacaaaACTGTGATTTTAGGCAAATACTCCCTCCCAAAATGGGAAATCAATGGACACGTTGAATATGTGTCAGGTGGGCCCCAACCAGGTGGATTCTACTTTCCAATTCCTCGTAGGGCCCATGCCGTGAGGTTAGGAAATGAGGCTTCAATCTCACAGAAGGTGAGATTAAGATGGCGTTCCATTTATACACTGTCATTTGGGGCCACAAGGACCTGCGCACAAGATGAAGTGTTGAGAATTGAAGTTGGAGGTCAATCAGCTAACCTTTCTATTCAGACTCTGTATAGTAATGGAGGCGATACTTATGCCTTCACTTTTAGGGCTAATAGGAATGTTGTGAAGGTAACTTTTCATAACCCTGGTATTCAAGAAAATCCCGCTTGTGGTCCCCTCTTGGATCTCATTTTCATCAAGGAGATGTTACCTCTACGTCGTCTTCCTG GTAACCTTTTGTTGAATGGAAACTTTGAAGTTGGACCTCATGTGATAAAGAGCTTCAACAATGGAATACTCCTTCCTCCATTGCAAACTGATCACATTTCCCCACTTCCAGGATGGATCATTGAGTCCCTTAAGCCTATAAAATACATTGACAGAGGCCATTTCTTTGTTCCTTCAGGGAATGCAGCCATTGAATTGGTTGCAGGAAGAGAAAGTGCCATTGCCCAAATAATCCGAACAGTTCCCAAAAAGTTTTATAATCTAACCTTCACCATTGGAGATGCCAGAAATGGATGCCATGGCTCCATGGATGTCCAAGCTTTTGCTGCTCAACAAGCCATCAAAGTTCCTTTCATATCTAGAGGGTTTGGAAGGTCCAAAACTGCAAGTTTGAAGTTCCAAGCAGTTTCGGTTAGAACAAGGATTACATTTTACAGTGCTTATTATCACACCAAACTTCATGACTTTGGCCATTTGTGTGGCCCTGTTTTGGACAATGTTATAGTTGTTCCAGCCTAG